The Flavobacterium praedii genome window below encodes:
- the pta gene encoding phosphate acetyltransferase: protein MNKAIYIATIEENCGKTIISLGLMRTLLGRTARVGYFRPIIEDYEEGKKDTHIEMVISHFDLDINYEDAYAITKSKLIKKKNKGKLGEVVDLIIEKYKKLEERFDFVLVEGTSFSGEGTVIELDMNVLIAKNLGIPTIIVGSGEGKTLEELVDNLNLAYNSFKVKEVEVLAVIANKVQPENLDLVTSGLQKSLPNSILVNSIPLISSLHNPTIQEIVEVLDAKILFGHEYLNNQSGSYSIGAMQLCNYLLHLKENGLIITPGDRADIILGALQANESANYPSVSGIVLTGNIIPEESILKLIEGLSTVVPIITVEGGTYHIANKIGNIKSKIYAGNLQKIETSINTFDKYVDLDALTNKFNAFEAEGMTPKMFQYNLVKRAKEHRKHIVLPEGNDDRIIIAAARLQAMDVVDISIIGNQKQIESKVVELGLEFDFSKIAIINPKDSEHYDDYVNTYYELRKAKNVTLGMAKDLLEDVSYFGTMMVYKGHADGMVSGAAHTTQHTILPALQFIKTKPNSSVVSSIFFMCLEDRVSIFGDCAINPNPTAEQLAEIAISSADSSTAFGIEPKIAMLSYSSGSSGKGDEVDKVRAATEIVRKKRPDLKIEGPIQYDAAVDMEVGQSKMPNSEVAGQASVLIFPDLNTGNNTYKAVQRETGALAIGPMLQGLNKPVNDLSRGCTIDDIINTVVITAIQAQGL from the coding sequence ATGAATAAAGCGATATATATTGCAACTATAGAGGAAAATTGTGGTAAAACTATAATTAGTCTTGGGTTGATGAGAACACTTTTGGGAAGAACGGCTAGAGTTGGTTATTTTAGACCAATAATTGAAGACTATGAGGAAGGAAAAAAGGATACTCACATCGAAATGGTAATTTCTCATTTTGATTTAGATATCAATTATGAAGATGCTTATGCTATTACAAAAAGCAAGTTAATCAAGAAAAAAAATAAAGGAAAACTGGGTGAAGTTGTCGATTTAATTATTGAAAAATATAAAAAATTAGAAGAACGCTTTGATTTTGTCCTAGTTGAAGGGACTAGTTTTTCTGGAGAAGGTACAGTTATCGAATTGGATATGAATGTGCTTATTGCAAAAAACCTTGGAATTCCAACCATTATCGTTGGCTCTGGCGAAGGAAAAACTTTAGAGGAATTAGTAGATAATTTGAATTTGGCATACAATTCATTTAAAGTGAAGGAGGTAGAAGTATTAGCTGTTATAGCTAATAAAGTGCAACCTGAAAATTTAGATTTGGTAACTTCTGGCCTGCAAAAAAGTTTACCAAATTCGATACTGGTAAATTCAATACCATTGATTTCAAGCTTGCACAATCCAACCATTCAGGAGATTGTGGAAGTTCTGGATGCTAAAATATTATTTGGACATGAATATTTAAACAATCAGAGTGGTAGTTATAGTATTGGAGCAATGCAATTGTGTAACTATTTGTTACATCTAAAAGAAAATGGACTTATTATTACTCCAGGAGATCGTGCTGATATAATTCTTGGGGCATTACAAGCCAATGAATCTGCAAATTATCCATCCGTTTCTGGTATAGTTTTGACAGGTAATATTATTCCGGAAGAAAGTATTTTGAAGTTAATAGAAGGTCTTTCTACCGTTGTGCCAATTATTACTGTTGAAGGAGGAACATATCATATTGCCAATAAAATTGGAAATATAAAATCTAAGATCTATGCGGGTAATTTACAGAAAATAGAGACTTCTATAAATACCTTTGACAAATATGTTGATTTAGATGCACTAACCAATAAATTTAATGCTTTTGAGGCAGAAGGTATGACCCCAAAAATGTTTCAATACAACTTGGTTAAAAGGGCAAAAGAACACCGAAAACATATTGTTTTGCCAGAAGGAAATGATGATAGAATTATTATTGCAGCAGCTCGTTTACAAGCAATGGATGTTGTAGATATTTCGATTATTGGCAATCAAAAACAAATTGAGAGCAAAGTTGTAGAGTTAGGTTTGGAATTTGATTTTTCTAAAATTGCAATTATTAATCCCAAAGATTCTGAACATTATGATGATTATGTAAATACGTATTATGAGTTGCGAAAAGCCAAAAATGTAACTCTTGGTATGGCCAAAGATTTATTGGAAGATGTTTCCTATTTTGGTACAATGATGGTTTACAAAGGTCATGCAGATGGAATGGTTTCGGGTGCTGCCCATACAACGCAACATACCATTTTGCCTGCTTTACAATTTATTAAAACCAAACCAAATTCTTCTGTGGTTTCTTCTATTTTCTTTATGTGTTTGGAAGATAGAGTTTCTATTTTTGGCGATTGTGCTATCAATCCAAATCCTACAGCAGAACAATTAGCCGAAATTGCAATATCTTCAGCTGATTCGAGTACCGCTTTTGGAATTGAACCCAAAATTGCCATGCTTTCCTATTCTTCTGGGTCTTCAGGTAAAGGAGATGAAGTTGATAAAGTAAGAGCGGCTACTGAAATTGTTAGAAAAAAACGCCCTGATCTTAAAATAGAAGGTCCTATTCAATACGATGCAGCTGTAGATATGGAAGTTGGACAAAGTAAAATGCCTAATTCTGAAGTAGCAGGACAAGCAAGTGTTTTAATTTTCCCTGATTTAAATACAGGAAACAATACGTACAAAGCAGTACAAAGAGAAACAGGAGCATTAGCAATAGGTCCAATGTTGCAAGGTTTGAATAAACCGGTAAATGACTTGAGCCGTGGATGTACGATAGACGATATCATTAACACTGTTGTAATCACTGCAATTCAAGCACAAGGACTATAA
- a CDS encoding acetate/propionate family kinase: protein MKIVIINSGSSSIKYQLIDMPANEVICSGMIDRIGLETSNLSYVTSSAKIEESLPIANHKIGLNKIAQLLMDEKIGVIKSTKEIEAVGHRVVHGGSSFSNTTLITEEVKQQIKQLFELAPLHNPANYEGIVVAEEIFSDAKQIAVFDTAFHQTIPVLAHKYAVPNFLLTENKVRVYGFHGTSHKYVSENAIHFLNANSINTSSNIISIHLGNGCSMTAIKDGKSIDTTLGFGPMNGLIMGTRSGDVDQSVIFYLVKTLGYTIDEVNTMLQKQSGMLGLTGFSDLRDIESNAENGNVDCQLALAMNAYRIKKYIGSYAAVLNGLDAIVFTAGIGENSSYIRRLVCTDMEYFGLELDHAKNDVRSKEMREINTPDSKTKILVIPTNEEIEIANQVYELLLS, encoded by the coding sequence ATGAAAATAGTAATTATAAACTCAGGAAGTTCTTCTATCAAATATCAATTAATTGATATGCCGGCCAATGAGGTTATTTGTAGTGGAATGATCGATAGAATTGGTTTGGAAACTTCAAACTTAAGTTATGTGACCAGTTCGGCTAAAATTGAAGAATCTTTGCCTATTGCCAATCATAAAATTGGTCTCAATAAAATAGCTCAATTGTTGATGGATGAGAAAATAGGAGTTATTAAAAGCACCAAAGAAATAGAAGCAGTTGGGCATCGTGTGGTTCATGGGGGTAGTTCTTTCTCAAATACTACATTGATTACTGAGGAAGTAAAACAACAAATTAAACAACTTTTCGAATTAGCTCCTCTACACAATCCGGCAAATTATGAAGGGATTGTTGTTGCTGAAGAAATATTTTCAGATGCAAAACAGATCGCTGTTTTTGATACAGCTTTCCATCAAACAATTCCGGTATTAGCACATAAATATGCAGTACCTAATTTTCTGTTGACCGAAAATAAAGTTCGTGTTTATGGTTTTCACGGAACAAGTCATAAATATGTTTCAGAAAATGCTATTCATTTTTTGAATGCCAATTCAATTAATACATCGTCAAATATTATTTCGATCCATTTAGGAAATGGTTGTAGTATGACCGCCATAAAAGATGGTAAAAGTATTGATACTACACTTGGTTTTGGGCCAATGAATGGTTTGATTATGGGAACTCGTTCTGGAGATGTAGATCAATCCGTTATTTTCTATTTGGTTAAAACCTTAGGATATACAATTGATGAAGTGAATACGATGTTGCAAAAACAAAGTGGAATGTTGGGACTTACCGGATTTAGTGATTTAAGAGATATTGAATCTAATGCCGAAAATGGAAATGTAGATTGTCAATTAGCTTTAGCCATGAATGCATATCGAATCAAGAAATATATAGGATCGTATGCAGCAGTTTTAAATGGTTTGGATGCAATTGTATTTACTGCAGGAATTGGAGAAAATTCATCCTATATCCGAAGATTGGTATGTACAGATATGGAGTATTTTGGATTGGAATTGGATCATGCTAAAAATGATGTTCGTTCGAAAGAGATGCGAGAAATTAATACGCCAGATTCAAAAACAAAAATTTTGGTTATTCCTACTAATGAAGAAATTGAAATTGCAAATCAAGTTTATGAATTGCTCTTGAGTTAA
- a CDS encoding histidine kinase: MKTKFLYIFFFFIFSLQLYAQELLPFVENYNKSNYQGDNQIWNVAQGNDKAMYFANNYYLLRYDGVKWEKYTLPNKTIIRSIMVDGDRIYSGSYKEFGYWFRKNATMHYVSITKGKKVFDANNNEEIWKIFKFNNKIYFQSFNGVFVFDGKVIKEKKFPFLISYCFVVADQLLIASVDKGIFKWMDGKIEKVNGLSLLEKNVIHAIQKYQNKIYFFTKKNGVYVLEGSILKPWNNGLNAILKSANINIAQFIKNNKLIIGTANNGVYILNLNDGSYKNINRNNVLMNNSILSIGQDNENDLWLGLDNGLAHIEVNSPISIFYDSSGILGSVYSVASTPKGYLMASNHGVFKYEGKQLSMIPNSQGQAWNISKINNQYLIGHNEGTFIFQNGQFSRLSDIDGGWNLSKSNNNNFYLQATYSGVVIYEDANDLRKSKVLEGILKPLKYLAQNRRNEIWAADNNRGLYRILYNDDYKAKMDNVTQRCNIKNDFGVKIFEFRNEILFLIDNSWYTYNSIANRLEANELFNTNFKNVTDIVSIDENHFMVLQYGLLYHIIAQGNTFIRNSIQEKYYKGKIINDNLKVFKDGNNYLLNLDDGFISLELQKDSKNTVNVKIEAFNNNVLVENNSKVKHNSELRINVISGIYGATKPDLFYKINGNKEFIPIKEGLILLNNLTSGSHDVTIYSNDGLHYNRITNFQFIVAKAWYFSFWMILVYFVVVGLFLYLYYKWNKIKYLQKLKLQEEELKHQNEILEMELKAENELNSQEYEKHILELELLTKSSEVAGKSLSIAKQSEMIENIQNILDTESDFNKLKSEIKKAIKINAVNKHEWEIFETNLNQINNEFIISLSKKYPNLTPKDIKLCVYLKMNLSSKEIAPMMNITFRGVELHRYRLRKKLGLSQDENLSKFLLSI; the protein is encoded by the coding sequence TTGAAAACTAAATTTCTTTATATTTTCTTTTTCTTTATATTTTCTTTGCAATTGTATGCCCAAGAGTTACTTCCATTTGTTGAAAATTATAACAAATCCAATTATCAAGGGGACAACCAGATTTGGAATGTAGCCCAAGGAAATGACAAAGCCATGTATTTTGCGAATAATTATTATTTGTTGCGATACGATGGTGTAAAATGGGAAAAATATACATTACCCAATAAAACCATCATTCGTTCCATAATGGTAGATGGTGATCGAATTTATTCAGGTTCTTATAAGGAATTTGGTTATTGGTTTCGTAAAAATGCTACAATGCATTATGTTTCTATTACCAAAGGGAAAAAGGTTTTTGATGCTAATAACAACGAAGAAATCTGGAAGATATTCAAGTTTAATAACAAAATTTACTTTCAATCCTTTAATGGTGTTTTTGTATTTGATGGAAAAGTGATAAAAGAGAAAAAGTTTCCTTTCCTCATTTCATATTGTTTTGTTGTAGCAGATCAGTTATTAATTGCTTCAGTAGACAAGGGGATTTTTAAGTGGATGGATGGGAAGATTGAAAAAGTAAATGGATTATCTCTTTTAGAAAAAAATGTGATTCATGCAATTCAGAAGTACCAAAACAAAATTTATTTTTTCACCAAGAAAAATGGGGTTTATGTGCTTGAAGGTTCAATTTTGAAACCTTGGAATAATGGTTTAAATGCGATTTTAAAATCAGCCAATATCAATATTGCTCAATTTATAAAAAACAATAAATTGATTATTGGAACTGCAAATAATGGAGTTTACATTCTGAACTTGAATGATGGTTCCTATAAAAATATCAATCGGAATAATGTCTTGATGAATAATTCCATTCTAAGTATTGGTCAGGATAATGAGAATGATTTATGGTTGGGACTCGATAACGGACTGGCTCATATTGAGGTCAATTCGCCTATTTCTATTTTTTATGACAGTTCCGGAATTTTAGGATCTGTATATTCAGTGGCAAGCACACCAAAAGGTTATTTGATGGCTTCAAACCACGGTGTTTTTAAATATGAAGGGAAGCAACTTTCAATGATACCAAATTCACAGGGACAAGCTTGGAATATCAGTAAAATAAACAATCAATACCTTATTGGTCATAACGAAGGAACTTTTATATTTCAAAATGGACAGTTTAGTAGATTAAGCGATATAGATGGTGGGTGGAATTTGTCTAAAAGTAATAACAATAATTTCTACTTGCAAGCAACCTATAGTGGAGTGGTAATTTATGAAGATGCCAATGATTTGAGAAAAAGTAAAGTTCTGGAAGGTATTTTAAAACCGTTAAAATATCTTGCTCAAAACAGAAGAAATGAGATATGGGCAGCTGATAACAATAGAGGTTTGTATCGTATTTTGTATAATGATGATTATAAAGCTAAAATGGATAATGTTACTCAACGTTGTAATATTAAAAATGATTTTGGAGTTAAAATATTTGAATTCAGAAATGAAATTCTCTTTTTGATTGATAATTCATGGTACACTTATAATTCTATTGCCAATAGATTAGAGGCTAATGAATTGTTCAATACCAATTTTAAGAATGTAACAGATATTGTTTCTATTGACGAAAATCATTTTATGGTACTTCAGTATGGTCTTCTGTATCATATTATTGCTCAGGGTAATACATTTATAAGAAATAGTATTCAAGAGAAATATTACAAGGGTAAAATTATCAATGACAACCTAAAAGTGTTTAAAGATGGTAATAATTATCTATTGAATCTAGATGATGGTTTTATTTCACTTGAATTACAAAAAGACAGTAAAAATACGGTTAATGTAAAGATTGAAGCTTTCAATAATAATGTTTTGGTTGAAAATAATTCAAAAGTCAAACATAATTCAGAGCTTAGAATAAATGTAATATCTGGAATTTATGGTGCAACCAAGCCAGATTTATTTTATAAAATCAATGGCAACAAAGAGTTTATACCCATAAAGGAAGGGTTGATTCTTTTGAATAATCTCACGAGTGGTTCACACGATGTGACAATATATAGCAATGATGGATTGCATTATAATAGAATTACTAATTTTCAATTTATAGTTGCTAAAGCTTGGTATTTTTCATTTTGGATGATTTTGGTATATTTTGTAGTTGTTGGACTTTTCTTATATCTTTATTATAAATGGAACAAGATAAAATACCTTCAGAAACTTAAACTGCAAGAAGAAGAATTGAAACATCAAAATGAAATTCTAGAAATGGAATTAAAAGCAGAAAATGAATTGAATAGTCAGGAATATGAAAAGCATATTTTGGAGCTTGAATTGCTGACAAAATCTTCAGAAGTGGCAGGCAAATCTCTTTCAATTGCCAAGCAAAGTGAAATGATCGAAAACATTCAAAATATATTGGATACCGAATCAGATTTTAATAAATTGAAAAGTGAGATTAAAAAAGCGATAAAGATAAATGCGGTTAATAAACACGAATGGGAAATTTTTGAAACCAATCTGAATCAAATTAATAATGAATTTATAATTTCCCTTTCAAAGAAATACCCAAATTTAACTCCAAAAGATATTAAGCTCTGTGTATATCTAAAAATGAATCTTTCATCAAAAGAAATTGCTCCAATGATGAATATTACTTTCCGAGGGGTAGAACTGCATCGTTATCGTTTAAGAAAGAAATTGGGGCTTTCTCAAGACGAAAACCTTTCAAAGTTTTTGTTATCTATATAA
- a CDS encoding SusC/RagA family TonB-linked outer membrane protein — translation MRNFIISILALFLLPAYMSGQVIKGKVLDQYGIGIPGVFVVVGNSNVFTYSDFEGDFNINAKVGELLKISLVGFDSVSIAATSEPMVVSMKESKDTELKEVVIIGYGTAKKRDLTGSIVKIDAKQLADKPNANPIVSAQGKVAGLSIVNSGKPGEDPDVRIRGTVSRYQTKPLYVVDGIFCDDIKFMNASDIESMEVLKDPSSLAIFGVRGANGVIIVTSKKAKNGKMTVNYNNSVGFKNIGDTPSLTNGQQFKTLFDEQRSNQGLAPYAHYDKFNANTNWIDEIKNNNAKVITNNLSISNGTEKNKFYLGVGFIEDDGLIDFEKYKKFTFNVNNETQLTESIKVGLAMNGYQSSLPQLHNFESALRATPIVSSRNANGIYNQLPLEIGAAQIGNPRAEVEGKKYTQLNEESKFIANVFLELKIMDGLKFRGSYLSDNSFSKGRGYNPVFDVYVSETDQFTPYGGNNLTSVNQFKNNFNKSQQDYNLTYNNTFGKHDFTLLAGYNRLEENYEGMNGTVNQFVGGEAIPYDKKWWYLNVYPFGDPTTRFANSDQWDRANVSYLGRLLYNYDGKYTLNASYRRDGSSELSKGNRFQNFWSIGAAWDVTKEDFMKNQNLFDQLKVKGSYGVLGNQFSSIHYPSYPAYTTGSSAIFGESVVPAYVLAYRNNPNLKWETVTSYEAGIEMKLLENRLSFETAYFDKTTKDLLTFVDLGSEKFYTNAGEIENKGFEFTASWNDKINDNFSYSISGNATTLKNKVKSVYEPGFQVFEGPSILTAGAPIGSFYGYVVEGVYQSYADVLNSAPSSLGDYGPGDLKYKDINGDGKITTEDRTVIGNPTPDVMYGFSLSATYKQFSLSLDFQGVYGNEIYRDWGNGSTFAQFNYRTDQLDRWTGAGTSNWEPRLNDGSGYNKLASTYMIEDGSYLRLRNIQFSYDFNKDFLAKSFIQSLRIYFNAQNPITWAKNSGFTPEAGGSPVSFGRDTGGYPLPAVTSIGLNVTF, via the coding sequence ATGAGAAATTTTATTATTAGCATTTTAGCACTCTTTCTACTTCCGGCTTATATGTCTGGTCAAGTAATAAAAGGAAAAGTATTGGATCAGTATGGAATTGGAATTCCCGGAGTATTTGTTGTTGTGGGAAATTCTAATGTTTTTACTTATTCAGATTTTGAAGGGGATTTTAATATCAATGCCAAAGTGGGCGAGTTATTAAAAATTAGTTTAGTCGGTTTTGATTCGGTATCTATAGCAGCTACTTCAGAACCAATGGTGGTATCGATGAAGGAATCCAAAGATACAGAATTGAAAGAAGTAGTAATCATTGGATATGGAACTGCCAAGAAAAGAGATTTAACGGGTTCTATTGTTAAAATTGATGCAAAACAACTTGCAGACAAGCCTAATGCAAATCCAATTGTTTCTGCACAAGGAAAAGTAGCTGGTTTGTCTATTGTAAACTCTGGAAAGCCAGGTGAAGATCCAGATGTTAGAATTCGTGGTACCGTAAGTAGATATCAAACCAAACCTTTGTATGTAGTAGATGGAATATTTTGCGACGATATCAAATTTATGAATGCTTCAGATATTGAATCGATGGAAGTTTTGAAAGATCCATCGTCATTAGCAATTTTTGGTGTTCGTGGTGCAAATGGAGTAATAATAGTTACCTCCAAAAAAGCAAAAAATGGTAAAATGACTGTAAATTATAATAATTCTGTCGGTTTCAAAAATATTGGAGATACTCCATCATTGACAAACGGACAACAATTCAAAACATTGTTTGATGAGCAAAGAAGTAATCAAGGGCTTGCTCCTTATGCACATTATGACAAGTTCAATGCAAACACCAATTGGATTGATGAAATTAAAAATAATAATGCAAAGGTAATTACCAATAACTTGAGTATTTCTAACGGAACAGAAAAAAATAAGTTCTATTTGGGAGTTGGTTTTATTGAAGATGATGGTCTAATTGATTTTGAAAAATATAAAAAATTTACTTTCAATGTTAATAATGAAACTCAATTAACAGAATCAATCAAAGTCGGGTTAGCGATGAATGGATATCAATCTTCGCTGCCTCAGCTTCATAATTTTGAAAGTGCCTTAAGAGCGACTCCAATCGTTTCTTCTCGAAATGCAAATGGAATATACAATCAATTGCCATTAGAAATTGGTGCAGCACAAATAGGAAATCCACGTGCAGAAGTCGAAGGTAAAAAATACACCCAATTGAATGAAGAATCTAAGTTTATTGCCAATGTTTTTCTAGAATTAAAAATCATGGATGGTTTAAAATTTAGAGGTTCTTATTTGTCTGATAATAGCTTTAGTAAGGGTAGAGGATACAATCCCGTTTTTGACGTTTATGTTAGTGAAACAGATCAGTTTACTCCTTATGGAGGAAATAATCTTACTAGTGTGAATCAATTTAAAAATAATTTTAATAAATCACAACAAGATTATAATTTAACCTATAATAATACTTTTGGTAAACATGATTTTACTCTTTTGGCAGGATATAATCGGTTAGAAGAAAATTATGAAGGAATGAATGGTACAGTGAATCAATTTGTTGGAGGAGAAGCAATTCCGTATGACAAAAAATGGTGGTATCTAAATGTTTATCCTTTTGGGGACCCAACAACTCGTTTTGCTAATTCAGACCAATGGGATAGAGCTAATGTATCTTATTTAGGACGTCTTTTGTACAACTATGATGGGAAATATACCTTAAATGCTTCTTATCGTCGAGATGGCTCATCAGAACTTAGTAAGGGAAATCGCTTCCAAAATTTCTGGTCTATTGGTGCAGCTTGGGATGTAACGAAAGAAGATTTTATGAAAAATCAAAACCTATTTGACCAACTAAAAGTTAAAGGTTCTTATGGTGTATTAGGAAATCAATTTTCTTCAATTCATTATCCTTCCTATCCCGCATACACAACAGGTAGTTCTGCCATTTTTGGTGAATCTGTGGTACCTGCTTATGTGTTGGCTTATAGAAATAATCCAAATTTAAAATGGGAAACGGTAACTTCTTATGAGGCAGGAATTGAAATGAAACTTTTGGAAAACAGATTGAGTTTTGAAACCGCTTACTTTGACAAAACAACCAAAGATCTATTGACATTTGTTGACCTTGGAAGTGAAAAGTTTTATACGAATGCTGGGGAAATAGAAAATAAAGGTTTTGAATTTACCGCTTCATGGAACGATAAAATAAATGACAATTTTAGTTATTCCATAAGTGGTAATGCGACTACTTTGAAAAATAAAGTAAAATCAGTTTATGAGCCAGGATTTCAGGTTTTTGAGGGACCATCAATTCTTACGGCAGGCGCTCCTATTGGGTCATTTTATGGATATGTAGTCGAAGGGGTTTATCAGTCTTATGCTGATGTATTGAATTCTGCTCCTAGCTCATTGGGTGATTATGGGCCAGGGGATTTAAAATATAAAGATATAAATGGTGACGGGAAAATAACTACAGAAGATAGAACAGTGATTGGTAATCCAACTCCTGATGTTATGTATGGTTTTTCTTTGAGTGCAACGTACAAACAATTTTCATTGTCTCTTGATTTTCAAGGAGTTTATGGAAACGAAATTTACAGAGATTGGGGTAATGGTTCAACTTTTGCACAATTCAATTATAGAACGGATCAATTGGACAGGTGGACAGGTGCAGGAACTTCAAATTGGGAACCAAGACTTAATGATGGTTCTGGATACAATAAATTGGCATCTACTTATATGATAGAAGACGGAAGCTATCTTAGACTTAGAAACATACAGTTTTCTTATGATTTTAATAAAGATTTTCTAGCTAAGTCTTTTATCCAAAGTTTAAGAATATACTTCAATGCGCAGAATCCAATTACATGGGCTAAAAATTCAGGATTCACTCCTGAAGCGGGAGGTTCTCCAGTTTCATTTGGAAGAGACACAGGGGGATATCCTTTGCCAGCTGTTACATCTATTGGTTTAAACGTGACTTTTTAA
- a CDS encoding RagB/SusD family nutrient uptake outer membrane protein — protein MRNFKSIVYISLLAVFSLPTLNSCNDDDFLNRKPLGTAVEGDLPAGGFEEKAFGLYGKLRTQGGITDWDRYWFQNIRSDDAMKGSTPGDASARGNIMDGFVYSPTEFASNWDGHFSLIYACNDLIADVDNSGKTDSGSIINKAEALAIRGFAYFELRRDYGEVPIILNRILTPSDGIKAKSPIADIDAQIISDLELAAEKLPISWPSYPGRATSGFANSILAKLYLYQGNWVKALEKAEVVINSGQYALYNSYETLFKEQGDNCIETIFEVQFLRQATVNYSNNYFESQGIRGSGDWDLGWGFNVPTQNLVDAYETGDPRKNSTILFEGQDDGFGFTIPTGLAQPYWNKKAYSTPSYRALQGTGKNHWFNVKIIRYADVILIAAEAANELGNTAKAADYVNQVRARARGNNAGVLPNVAAGAGLKAAIKQERRVELAMEGERFYDLVRWGDAPTVLGSLGYQDKNKFYPIPQTAIDQSGGVLKQNPNY, from the coding sequence ATGAGAAATTTTAAATCTATAGTTTATATATCGCTACTGGCCGTATTTTCATTACCCACTTTGAATTCGTGTAATGATGATGATTTTTTGAATAGAAAACCATTAGGAACAGCAGTAGAAGGAGATTTACCAGCAGGAGGTTTTGAAGAAAAAGCCTTTGGTTTATACGGAAAATTGAGAACACAAGGAGGAATTACAGATTGGGACAGGTATTGGTTTCAAAATATTCGCTCCGATGATGCCATGAAAGGGAGTACACCAGGTGACGCATCTGCAAGAGGGAATATAATGGACGGATTTGTTTATTCTCCCACAGAATTTGCTTCAAATTGGGATGGTCATTTTAGCTTAATTTATGCTTGTAATGATTTGATTGCCGATGTAGATAATTCAGGGAAAACGGATTCAGGAAGCATAATCAACAAAGCTGAAGCTTTGGCTATAAGAGGATTTGCCTATTTTGAATTGCGCAGAGATTATGGAGAAGTACCTATAATTTTGAATAGAATCCTTACACCAAGCGACGGTATCAAAGCAAAATCTCCCATTGCCGATATTGATGCACAAATTATTAGTGATTTAGAATTAGCTGCTGAAAAATTACCAATTAGTTGGCCTTCTTATCCAGGAAGAGCTACCAGTGGTTTTGCTAATTCAATATTGGCTAAGCTTTATTTGTACCAAGGAAATTGGGTAAAAGCACTTGAAAAAGCGGAAGTTGTAATCAATTCGGGGCAATATGCTTTGTATAATTCGTATGAAACTTTGTTTAAAGAACAAGGTGACAATTGTATTGAAACCATTTTTGAAGTTCAGTTTCTAAGACAAGCAACTGTAAATTATTCTAATAATTATTTTGAATCACAAGGTATTCGTGGTTCTGGAGATTGGGATTTAGGTTGGGGATTTAATGTTCCTACTCAGAATTTAGTCGATGCTTATGAAACTGGTGATCCCCGCAAGAACTCGACTATCCTTTTTGAAGGACAAGATGATGGATTTGGTTTTACTATTCCAACAGGTTTGGCTCAACCGTATTGGAACAAAAAAGCCTATTCTACGCCGTCATATAGAGCACTTCAAGGTACAGGAAAAAATCATTGGTTTAATGTGAAAATTATACGTTATGCAGATGTTATTTTAATCGCTGCCGAAGCTGCAAATGAATTAGGGAATACTGCTAAAGCGGCAGATTATGTGAATCAAGTTCGCGCTAGAGCAAGAGGGAATAATGCTGGTGTGCTTCCAAATGTAGCTGCTGGTGCTGGTTTGAAAGCAGCAATCAAACAGGAAAGAAGAGTGGAACTTGCAATGGAAGGAGAAAGATTCTATGACTTAGTTCGTTGGGGAGATGCTCCAACAGTATTAGGTAGTTTAGGATACCAAGACAAAAATAAGTTCTATCCTATTCCTCAAACTGCCATAGATCAATCAGGCGGAGTTTTAAAACAAAATCCTAATTATTAA